One Pleurocapsa sp. PCC 7327 DNA segment encodes these proteins:
- a CDS encoding aspartyl/asparaginyl beta-hydroxylase domain-containing protein, producing the protein MTWRNLVIYGIGVKILWQLEKLIPRYSLIGDTPFFKREHFDWVPLLEANWKIIRQELDEILKYSEQLPNFQDISPDQAYRTSKDNLWKTYFLYGYGFKAEKNCARCPETTRILEQIPGMKTAFFSILLPGKHIPEHRGPYKGLIRCLLGLKIPEPKEKCRLRVGDEIRHWEEGECMLFDDSFQHEAWNETDDVRVVLFIDIVRPMRFPLSFFNDLFLKLIAISPYIQDATKNQKKWDSRLEELFAANVVKDL; encoded by the coding sequence ATGACATGGCGTAATCTTGTCATCTATGGGATTGGCGTAAAGATACTTTGGCAGCTTGAAAAGCTTATTCCTCGCTACTCTCTAATTGGCGATACGCCTTTCTTTAAGAGAGAACACTTTGATTGGGTGCCGCTATTGGAAGCTAACTGGAAAATTATTCGCCAAGAACTCGATGAAATCTTAAAGTATAGCGAGCAATTACCAAATTTCCAAGATATTTCTCCAGACCAAGCCTACAGAACGAGTAAAGATAATCTCTGGAAAACTTATTTCCTTTATGGATACGGTTTTAAAGCTGAAAAAAATTGCGCTCGCTGTCCGGAAACTACCCGTATTCTCGAACAAATTCCTGGCATGAAAACTGCCTTCTTTTCTATTTTATTACCGGGAAAACATATCCCGGAACATCGAGGTCCTTATAAAGGTTTGATTCGCTGTCTCCTCGGTCTAAAAATTCCCGAACCTAAAGAAAAATGCCGCCTTCGTGTTGGCGACGAAATTCGCCACTGGGAAGAGGGAGAATGTATGTTATTCGATGATTCTTTTCAACATGAAGCTTGGAACGAAACCGATGACGTTCGCGTCGTTTTATTCATAGATATTGTCAGACCGATGCGCTTTCCTTTATCGTTTTTTAACGATCTTTTCTTGAAATTGATTGCTATATCGCCCTATATCCAAGATGCAACCAAAAATCAAAAGAAATGGGATAGCCGCTTAGAAGAGTTATTTGCAGCTAACGTAGTTAAAGATCTATAG
- a CDS encoding lysylphosphatidylglycerol synthase transmembrane domain-containing protein: MKNKLTLIVVTFLVIGISVIFISKTMHLEQGAYFNAIAKFQLTYCLAAFAAALFQTIFQINRLWVLFPKEARLKWTHTARAFTYGQFLNTFGPNGAGDVLKVVLTRKHEDKKGRQVEASESSAIVFVVDKLADVGSIILLALIALSQAPIALPEIKWNEHVRLVLLGAIILSIVFYTLFFGFRKRSGAIAQWIEGFKVGLQALREPKRFSSALLMGAGNSLSKVIALHILCVALGFSLSYPELVFSILILNLGISVPISPGNLGVYEASLAFALSKFGAPMAESLAIATVHHACQMIEIAVLALLFWLHERWQDWQRESKVQPVTQISK; encoded by the coding sequence ATGAAAAACAAACTTACTCTTATTGTTGTTACTTTTCTGGTCATTGGAATTAGCGTAATTTTTATTTCTAAAACGATGCACCTCGAGCAAGGTGCTTATTTTAATGCGATCGCGAAGTTTCAATTGACTTACTGCTTAGCTGCCTTTGCTGCCGCACTTTTCCAAACGATTTTTCAGATTAATCGTCTGTGGGTTCTGTTCCCAAAAGAAGCTAGATTGAAGTGGACGCATACTGCCCGCGCGTTTACCTACGGACAGTTTCTCAATACCTTCGGACCAAATGGTGCGGGAGACGTTTTGAAAGTCGTTCTGACCAGAAAACATGAAGATAAAAAAGGTCGCCAAGTCGAAGCCTCGGAATCGAGCGCGATCGTGTTTGTGGTAGACAAACTGGCAGATGTAGGTTCGATTATTTTACTGGCTCTTATAGCCTTGTCGCAAGCCCCGATCGCGCTTCCCGAAATTAAGTGGAACGAACATGTTAGATTAGTTTTATTGGGCGCGATAATTTTATCGATCGTTTTCTATACCCTCTTTTTTGGATTTCGCAAGCGATCGGGCGCGATCGCGCAATGGATTGAGGGGTTCAAAGTAGGACTGCAAGCCTTGCGAGAACCCAAGCGGTTTTCTAGTGCGCTTCTGATGGGCGCTGGCAATTCTCTAAGCAAAGTCATTGCCTTGCATATTCTGTGCGTTGCTCTGGGATTTTCTTTGTCCTATCCCGAACTGGTATTTTCCATCCTTATCCTAAATTTGGGAATTTCAGTACCCATCTCGCCGGGAAATTTGGGGGTATACGAAGCCTCGCTTGCCTTTGCCCTAAGCAAATTTGGAGCGCCAATGGCTGAGAGTTTAGCAATCGCCACCGTTCACCACGCTTGCCAAATGATAGAAATTGCGGTTTTGGCATTATTATTCTGGCTGCACGAAAGATGGCAAGATTGGCAAAGAGAATCTAAAGTCCAACCAGTGACCCAGATAAGTAAATAA
- a CDS encoding ISKra4-like element ISPle1 family transposase (programmed frameshift) — MNQEKQERIKACLQELSTLLYEEADKSKLTDLEGIEKTVRSQVLELVSPEIALFFIEQKTGTKVGKTRKIKSLVGELKLKAKQLIRLGLKPRTRLSPLLQKCCLRLSANESYQKAEIEIEALTGVKVGHSTQQQLVLSQDFQLPLAKQSVSEVSVDGGKVRLRGKPKAGCHWRDYKTVRLQGIYYGAFFDDNQSLIDYVNSQQLLDPLVCLGDGHDGVWNLVREFGQDQFSRCEILDWYHLKENLYKVGGSLKRLKAAETLLWQGQVEAAKTLFNHCRGKQAKNFIAYLEKHLPRIVNYSYYQAEQLCSIGSGAVESAIKQIGLRIKISGAQWNVESVNHILSVRCAYLNGLLAV; from the exons ATGAACCAAGAGAAACAAGAACGGATCAAAGCCTGCTTACAAGAATTGTCAACACTGCTGTATGAAGAAGCAGACAAAAGTAAGCTGACAGACCTTGAAGGCATAGAAAAAACAGTTCGCAGTCAAGTATTAGAACTAGTCAGCCCAGAAATAGCCCT CTTTTTTATCGAACAAAAAACTGGAACAAAAGTAGGTAAAACTAGGAAAATAAAAAGCCTAGTAGGGGAACTGAAATTAAAAGCCAAACAGCTTATTAGACTAGGTTTAAAGCCAAGAACTCGCCTAAGTCCATTACTTCAAAAGTGCTGTTTGAGGTTATCAGCTAACGAATCATACCAAAAAGCAGAAATCGAGATTGAGGCATTGACAGGAGTAAAAGTTGGTCATTCAACACAACAACAACTAGTGCTGTCACAAGATTTTCAACTACCACTTGCTAAACAATCAGTTTCAGAAGTCAGCGTAGATGGAGGAAAAGTCCGACTCAGGGGTAAACCGAAAGCAGGCTGCCACTGGCGAGACTATAAAACCGTTCGTCTGCAAGGGATTTACTATGGTGCATTTTTTGATGACAACCAATCATTAATTGATTATGTCAATAGCCAACAGTTGTTAGACCCTCTTGTTTGCTTGGGAGATGGACATGATGGTGTCTGGAATCTGGTGAGAGAATTTGGACAAGACCAGTTTTCTCGCTGTGAAATTTTGGATTGGTATCACCTGAAGGAAAATCTTTATAAAGTTGGTGGTTCTTTAAAGCGACTCAAAGCTGCGGAAACTCTGTTGTGGCAAGGTCAGGTAGAAGCGGCCAAGACCCTATTTAATCATTGCCGAGGTAAACAAGCTAAAAATTTCATCGCTTATCTGGAAAAACATCTCCCTCGCATTGTCAATTACAGCTATTATCAGGCTGAACAATTATGTTCTATCGGTTCAGGGGCAGTTGAATCTGCAATTAAACAAATTGGTTTAAGGATCAAAATTTCTGGCGCACAGTGGAATGTTGAAAGTGTCAATCACATCCTCTCTGTTCGTTGTGCTTATCTTAATGGTTTACTTGCTGTCTGA
- a CDS encoding type II restriction endonuclease: MTAYLNHLQSSDDLVTTYEATRAGFVALALEKNRRATPYVAEARALQAAANQVRNPADLLNVQGIEMGLLTAAGLSDKSLAHLTAEDKIDAINGLIKNFLEPAGANFVEELVFRFLLTRGDTLGGSMRNVGGALAQRKLTRAILSTLTIAGQSYHWQHSKTKKWIAMTNDDAEIELSLRGLSWESDLGRRTLIYNLNIPLVKSNVDLCLFNLAPEALPANKSSKIEPVEVEPYTIALGELKGGIDPAGADEHWKTAQAALNRIRQAFADAGHSPLTFFVGAAIERRMAGEIWEQLQSGMLSNAANLNEENQVASISRWLCSL; the protein is encoded by the coding sequence ATGACTGCTTATCTTAACCATCTTCAGTCTAGTGATGATCTTGTAACAACCTATGAAGCGACTCGTGCGGGCTTTGTGGCACTTGCACTTGAGAAGAATCGACGGGCTACCCCTTATGTTGCAGAGGCAAGGGCACTTCAAGCAGCAGCAAATCAAGTTAGAAATCCTGCTGATTTGCTAAACGTTCAGGGTATCGAGATGGGACTGTTGACTGCGGCAGGATTATCGGACAAATCTCTTGCTCATTTGACCGCAGAGGATAAAATTGATGCGATTAACGGTCTAATTAAGAACTTTCTTGAACCAGCAGGTGCAAATTTTGTAGAGGAATTAGTCTTTAGATTTCTATTGACTCGTGGCGATACGCTCGGTGGTTCAATGCGTAATGTCGGTGGAGCGCTCGCCCAAAGGAAACTGACTCGTGCTATTCTTTCAACCCTGACCATTGCAGGTCAAAGTTACCATTGGCAGCATTCAAAGACAAAAAAGTGGATAGCGATGACAAATGACGATGCAGAAATTGAGTTATCTTTACGCGGACTCAGTTGGGAGAGTGATCTTGGCAGGCGTACACTTATCTATAACCTAAATATTCCGTTGGTTAAAAGTAATGTAGATCTCTGTTTGTTCAATCTTGCGCCAGAAGCACTGCCCGCGAATAAATCCAGCAAGATAGAACCTGTTGAAGTTGAGCCTTACACAATTGCCTTGGGAGAGTTGAAGGGCGGAATTGATCCAGCCGGTGCTGACGAGCATTGGAAAACGGCACAAGCGGCGCTGAACCGTATACGACAAGCCTTTGCAGATGCTGGTCATTCACCACTTACCTTTTTTGTAGGGGCAGCGATCGAGAGAAGGATGGCTGGCGAAATTTGGGAGCAACTACAAAGTGGGATGCTCAGTAATGCTGCAAACCTAAATGAGGAGAACCAAGTTGCATCTATTTCTCGTTGGCTGTGCAGTTTGTAG